GCAATTTCGTGAAAGTTCTGTCCTGGTATGACAACGAGTGGGGTTTCTCAAACCGTATGCTCGATACCACGGTTGCTTTGTTTAACGCCAAATAAAGGGTTTACATGCTGTTACGAAGAACGAAAATCCTGGCTACGCTGGGACCTGCTACGGACAAGCCCGGTGTACTTGAAGAGTTGTTCGAGGCTGGAATCGACGTTGTCAGGCTTAATTTCTCGCACGGTTCGGCACAGGATCATATCGACCGCGCCAACCGGGTTCGCGAGCTGAGTAAAAAAACCGGGCGTCGCGTCGGTATTCTGGCCGATTTGCAAGGTCCGAAAATCCGTATCGAGCGGTTTAAAGAGAACAAAGTTTGGTTGGAAGAAGGTCAAGCTTTTGCTTTGGACATTAATCTAGGCAAACTGGATGGCGACAACACCCAAGTCGGCATCAGCTACGAGCCGTTGGCGCGGGAAGTGAAGCCGGGTACACGGTTGTTGCTGGACGACGGGCGGGTTGTATTAGACGTGGTCAATGTTGAAAACAACACCCGCGTCAATACCACGGTAGTAGTTGGCGGCGATTTGTCCAACAACAAAGGCATCAATTTGTTGGGTGGCGGTTTGTCCGCGGCAGCTTTGACTGACAAAGACAAAGAAGACATCAAAACCATCGCGGTGATTCAAGCTGATTACGTGGCGATTTCCTTCCCGCGTACGGCAGCCGATATGAACGAAGCCCGTGAGCTGTTGCAAGCAGCCGGTTCTTACGCCGGCTTGGTGGCCAAGGTAGAGCGCGCGGAAGCGATGGAAGTTATCGACGAAATCATCCTGGCCTCGGACGCGATCATGGTCGCGCGTGGCGACTTGGGTGTGGAAATCGGCGACGCCAATTTGCCGGCTGCGCAAAAACTGCTGATCAGCCGTTCGCGCGAGTTGAACCGGGCGGTGATCACGGCTACGCAAATGATGGAGTCGATGATCGAGAATCCAATCCCGACCCGTGCGGAAGTATTCGATGTGGCCAACGCCATTGTCGATGGTACCGATGCGATCATGTTGTCCGCGGAAACCGCCTCAGGCAAGCATCCGGTGAAAACCGTGCAAGCCATGGTTCGCATTTGTTTGGAAACTGAAAAGCAACCTAGCGTGACCAAGTCCATGCACAGGATGACCGACAAGTTCGAACGGATGGACGAAGCGATTGCGATGTCTGCGATGTATATGGCCAACCATACCAAAATTGCCGGTATAGCGT
The window above is part of the Methylomonas sp. ZR1 genome. Proteins encoded here:
- the pyk gene encoding pyruvate kinase gives rise to the protein MLLRRTKILATLGPATDKPGVLEELFEAGIDVVRLNFSHGSAQDHIDRANRVRELSKKTGRRVGILADLQGPKIRIERFKENKVWLEEGQAFALDINLGKLDGDNTQVGISYEPLAREVKPGTRLLLDDGRVVLDVVNVENNTRVNTTVVVGGDLSNNKGINLLGGGLSAAALTDKDKEDIKTIAVIQADYVAISFPRTAADMNEARELLQAAGSYAGLVAKVERAEAMEVIDEIILASDAIMVARGDLGVEIGDANLPAAQKLLISRSRELNRAVITATQMMESMIENPIPTRAEVFDVANAIVDGTDAIMLSAETASGKHPVKTVQAMVRICLETEKQPSVTKSMHRMTDKFERMDEAIAMSAMYMANHTKIAGIASLTESGSTPLWMSRISSDIPIFAFSSQERTLGRVTLYKGVFPIPFAKEKMESASVTDSLIKALKVRGVVKAGDALIRTKGDLTGASGGTNSLKVITVTD